The DNA window CGCTTCCCGCAGCGCCCGCTCCCCGTCCTGGTGTTCCCGCGCAGAGCGCTGCGGGAACGGCACCGGGACAGGGGAATGGCACCGGGACAAAGGAACGGCACCGGGACAGGGGAACGGCACCGGGACAGGGGAATGGCACCGGGACAAAGGAACGGCACCGGGACAAGGGAACGGCACCGGGACAAAGGAACGGCACCGGGACAGGGGAACGGCACCGGGACAAGGGAACGGCACCGGGACAAGGGAACGGCACCGGGACAAAGGAACGGCACCGGGACAGGGGAACGGCACCGGGACAGGGGAACGGCACCGGGACAAGGGAACGGCACCGGGACAAAGGAACGGCACCGGGACAGGGGAACGGCACCGGGACAGGGGAACGGCACCGGGACAAGGGAACGGCACCGGGACAGGGGAACGGCACCCGGGCAGCGCCCGGCCCCTCGCGGCTCCGGAGGGACGCGGAGTCCCGGCCCTGCTCCCGGTCGGGCATTCCAGCGTGGATGCTCGGCTTACCTCGGCCAGGGCGTGGATCTGCTCCTCGCGCTCCCGCAGGCGCTGCTCGGCCCGGAGagccttctccttctccagccgCAGCTCCCGCCAggcctcctccagctcctccctgtccctcgccagctgctcctccttgcACCTCAGCTCCCGGCTGCGGAACTTCAGCTCCGCCTGCTCCTGGGACGGGCCCGGCAACACCGAGCGTCACCGGTGCCGTCCCGCACAGTCGCAGCTTCCCAGGGACGGGAGAGCCCCGGTCCTGCCCGGCCGCTCCGGGTTTGGGAtgcggggccgggggaggcGGTGTGGGACCCCCCCGTGCCGGCACCCCGCGGGAGGGAGCCCGGGCAGGGCATCGGGGACCTTGGCCAGGCTCCTCAGGGCCGAGTCCATGCTCAGGGCCCGCTCCTCGTCCCGCTCCGCCCGCTCCTGGCTCAGCCGCTCCCGCGCGTGGAACTCGGCCCAGGCGgccgccagccgccgccgctCCTCGGAGCGATCCCGGAGCTCTGCCcgctgctcctccagccacgCGCCCTGGGGGCCGAGGGACAGCTCCAGGCACCGCTTCCCGGAGGGTCTTCCCTCCTTTGGCCCGGCCCTGCCGCTTCCAGAGGCTGCGTCCAGCCGGGGagctccggccccgccgcttCCAGAGGCTGCGTCCAGCCGGGGAGCTCCGGCCCCGGGTGGGCACCCAGTGGGCTTGACCTGGCCTGTTCCgagccccttccagcccccGGCCCGTTCCTACCCGGCTGGTtccgagcccctttcccagtcCCGTTCCTATCCCAGATGGTtccgagcccctttcccagtcCCGTTCCTGTCCCGGATGGTtccgagcccctttcccagtcCCGTTCCTGTCCCGGATGGTtccgagcccctttcccagtcCCGTTCCTGTCCCGGACGGTtccgagcccctttcccagtcCCGTTCCTGCCCCGGATGGTtccgagcccctttcccagtcCCGTTCCTATCCCAGATGGTtccgagcccctttcccagtcCCGTTCCTATCCCGGATGGTtccgagcccctttcccagtcCCGTTCCTATCCCAGATGGTtccgagcccctttcccagtcCCGTTCCTATCCCGGATGGTtccgagcccctttcccagtcCCGTTCCTATCCCAGATGGTTCCAAGCCCCTTCCAGTTCCCACCCAGCTGGTTCCAAGCTCTTTACAGCTAGCCCCAGCCGGTTCCGAGTCCttttcccagcccagctccccccagccggttccaagccccatcccagtcactcccagagGGCAGTTCCAGCCCGTGGCTCCCACGTGGAAGCTCCAGCCCCAGGCGTGCATTCCATGGGAATCCCTGTTCGGATTCCCGGGAGTACCTGGAGCCGAGTCCCCGCTCACCTTGGCCTCGTCCCTGCTCACCTTGGCCTCGTCCAGCGCCGCTCTCTCCATGGACAGCAGCTGTGCCGTGAGCCGGCGCTGCTCCTCCAGCGCATCCCGCAGCGAATCCGCCTTGGAACGCTCGGCCACGGCCCTGCGGCGCTCCTGGGGCCGGacagggcagctccaggaggggTCTGGGCAGGGAGCCCCTCCTGCCGGGCACGGACACGGGACACAGAGGCAGGGACACCgggcagggacatgggacatgggcacagctccaggaggggTCCGGACAAGGACACggggcagggacacagacaTGGACACAGCTCCAGGACACGGCCACGGCTCTGGGGTAGGGccccacctgctccaggagctgctcccgcTCTCCCAGCCTGGTCTCCAAGTCGGCCACAGCCTCCTGGAGCCGGCTCTGCTCCCGCTCCGCATCccgctgctgctggcacagcctgtcccGGAGCACTGGCGGAGGCAGGAGGATCGCGGGGTGCAGGAGGCGGGATCCACCCTCATCCACACGGAAATCCCGCACCGAGATCCCCCCGCGTTCGTGCTCCGCAGTCCCAggacagggagaagggagatCCCGCCGAGGGATCTGCCCGTGGAAGGCAGGACTTGGCTCCCGGCCTCTGCCTCAGCGGGGgcagcttttccctgttttctgggGCCGGTGGGAGTCCTGGACAGAGCTGAGCCCCGGTCCGAGCACCGCTGGACACTCGGACCCAGCGGAGCCTCCACTCAGGAAACCCCGCAGGAGAGATGGAACAGGGACCTACAGGGCTCCTTCTGGACAGCACGAGGGCTGGGTTTGTCCCAGGACCGTTTGGATTCCATGGGATCAGCTCCGATGCCGttgggatggagcagagggTCCCACTGGAATGATGCACCTGAAGGGAATTTACCTGCGAGCTCCTCGTCCTGCTCCTGGGATCTGGGGTGATCCTGGGATCTGGGGCGATCCTGCGCCGTGTCCTGGCTCCAGGATGGGATCTGAGCCATCggctgctccttctcctgccgtgacctctcctgctgctcctccacctttccctggctcctgcccaGGATGGATCGGGAAGAACCTCGGCACgcccagcccagggaggtgaGCAGCGAGCTGGGAGCACAGGTGAGACCCCGTTACCTGTGGGAGCTCTCCAGGAgatccaggtgctgctgctgcctctggagaCCCTCCAGGAGCAGTCCCTGCTGCGCCCGCTCCAGCTCCAGCGCCCGGACCTGCCGCGAGCGGGACGAGCTCCAGGTGCCACCCTGGGAACGGAGCTGCTCCGGCTTCCCCATCCCCCGGAGCCCTTCGGAGCGGGGGACGCGGCCCCTTCTCCTGCCCCGGGGTGCCACGGGTGACCCTGGTGACCCCCACAGGTGACCCCTCAGTCCTCACCTggttttccagctcctccacccGGGCCTGGAGGCTGCGCAGGGCGATCCCACAGCCGGGATGCTCCTGGCATGGATGGGACTGGAGACCTTGGGAATCCTGgcggggatgggatgggagagcCCCCGGATCCTCCTGGCGGGGATGGGATCGGAGAGGCCCCGGATTCTCCTGGCGGGGCTGGGATCGGAGAGCCCCCGGATCCTCCTGGCGGGGCTGGGATCGGAGAGACCCCGGATCCTCCTGgcggggatgggatgggagagcCCCCAGATCCTCCTGGCGGGGATGGGATCGGAGAGCCCCCGGATCCTCCTGGCGGGGATGGGATCGGAGAGACCCCGGATCCTCCTGGCGGGGATGGGATCGGAGAGCCCCCGGATCCTCCTGgcggggatgggatgggagagcCCCCGGATCCTCCTGGCGGGGATGGGATCGGAGAGACCCCGGATCCTCCTGGCGGGGATGGGATCGGAGAGGCCCCGGATCCTCTGGGCAGAGCCAGGATGGGAGAGCTCGGGGATTCTCCtggcggggctgggctggaggagtCTCCGGATGCtcctggcagggatgggatgggagagcTCCTGGatgctcctggcagggctgggctgggagagccccCGGCCCCACCtgtggggacaccgggatgCTCCTGGCACCTCCCGGGATGCTGCCCCCTCCCCCGGGAATGCTGATCCATGCCCAGCCCCCATTCCGGGGGGGATTCCCAGGgacccctccctgctcctgccccggCACTCACCTGGGCGGGCGCGGCAGGACCCGGCACCTCCCGCTCTGCCGGGGATGGAAAACGGCACCGATCGGTCACCTGGACTCGGCAGCAGGAACGGAATCATCCCGAACCAGCCCAGCCCAtggatcccagcccagcccatggatcccagcccagctcatggatcccagcccagcccatggatcccagcccagcccatggatcccagcccagctcatgGATCCCAGCTCATGGATCCCATCCCGTggatcccagcccatcccatggatcccagcccagcccatggATCCCAGCCCATGGATCCCAGATCAgcccatggatcccatcccatcccatcccatcccatcccatggatcccatcccatcccatcccagcccatggatcccatcccatcccatcccattccatcccatcccaccccatggatctcttcccatggatcccatcccatggatctcaacccatggatcccatcccaccccatggaTCCGATCCCATGgatgccatcccatcccatcccatcccctggatcCCGCTCCATGgatcccaacccatcccattgatcccaccccatggatcccatcccatggatcccatctCATGGATACCagcccatcccatggatcccatcccatggatcccatcccatggatcccatcccatcccatggatcccatcccaccccatggatcccatcccatggatcccatcccatggatcccatcccatcccatggatcccatcccatcccatgggtcccagcccatcccatgggtcccagcccatcccatcccatcccatcccagctcagcccatggatcccagcccatcccatcctatcccatcccatcccagcccagcccatcccatggatcccagcccagcccagcccatcccatgGGTCCCAGCCTATCCCATGGATCCgatcccagcccatcccatggatcccatcccatcccatgggtcccagcccatcccatggatcccatcccaccccatggatcccaccccatggatccgatcccatcccaccccatggatccgatcccagcccatcccacgGATCCCATCCCACGGGTCCCAGCCCACCCCAAGGGCAGCGTCccctgggcacagggctgggccCATCCCGcttttcctgcccctctgggggGATTCCCAGGACACCTGGGCTGGCCCCAGGGATGGGTGAccccgctctgcccgggggccgagcaccagcagcagccaggtccCCACCAGGACCATCCCGCGGGCACAGGGACCCAGCTCCAGAGGGCCCAGGGTGCCCCTCCCCAGGACAGGGCACCTCAGAGCACGCTGGGGGGGACAGAGGCCTCACCCTGCCCGCGGGGCCGTGTCCCGACGGGGAGCTCCAGCCTGGATGGGGAAACGAATCCCACAGGGAGAGTGAGGGGAGACAGCACCCTCCCCCAAGgcacccctgtgccccctgtgccccctgtgccacccGTTTCACGTCACCCATGCTGTGCCACCCGTCCCACCCTGCCCCACGCCGTGTGATCCCACCTTTGGCACCtggagggaacagggacaccccaaacctCCATCccgggggtccctcccccccGCTGTGGTCACCTGGGCCACGGGTGTCACCTGAGCCAGGGGAGCCCCTCCCGGGAACTGGGAGGGCTGAGGGGGAAGCGGGAGGTGGGAAGAGCTCGGCTGGGGGAATTCCCGGCCTGGGACATCCCCCGGGCACACCCCGGGCTCCGGACCCGCTCCCCAGTGCCAGGAGGGAGCTCCCGGGAGGAGCCTTCACCTGCCGggcccggggggctccgggaTCCTCGGGgggaggggattctgctccGGAGCCTTGGCCTGGGATCGCCTCCGTGCCAGGGCAGCGCTGAGCCAGCTCCCGTCCCGCTCCCCTGCGGGATCAGCCCCCGATCCCGAGCAATCCTCCTGCTTCGATCCCAGTCCCGGGAAATCCTCGTCCTTGGATCCCAATCCTGGGAAATCCTTGTCCTTCCGTCCCAGTCCCGGGAAATCCTCGTCCTTGGATCCCAATCCTGGGAAATCCTTGTCCTTCCGTCCCAATCCCGGGAAATCCTTGTTCTTCTGCCCCAGTCCCGGGAAATCCTCGTCCTTGGATCCCAGTCCTGGGAAATCCTTGTCCTTCCGTCCCAGTCCCGGGAAATCCTCGTCCTTGGATCCCAGTCCCGGGAAATCCTCGTTCTTCTGCCCCAATCCTGGGAAATCCTTGTCCTTCTGCCTCAATCCCGGGAAATCCTCGTCCTTGGATCCCAATCCTGGGAAATCCTCGTTCTTCTGCCCCAATCCTGGGAAATCCTTGTCCTTCTGCCTCAATCCCGGGAAATCCTTGTCCTTCAATCCCAGTCCTGGGAAATCCTCGTTCTTCCGTCCCAGCCCCAGGAAATCCTCATCCTTGGATCCCAATCCCGGGAAATCCTCGTCcttcagccccagccaggcagccCCGGAGGAGCGTCGGGAGCTGCTCCCAACTGGAAAGCTGCGGGGAGAGAGGgacactgggaacactgggaacactgggaacaCTGGATGGGAGGGGCCATTGAGGACACCAGGGGAACATCGGGGAGCGGCCAagggaccctggggacaccggggacattggggacaccgGCTGTGGGGGATCCCAGGGACAGCGGGAACACGGGGGGACCCCCGATGTGAGGGGACCTTCGGGACAccggcagggaggggacactggggaccaGCCAGggcacactggggacactggggacactggggaccagccaggggacactggggacacggCTGGGTGGGGACTCCCCCCCGCCACCCCGGGTACCTCGGTCCCCGTCTCCGCCCGGCCCCGGAGGCCACCGAGGGCTCGTAGGATCCGAAGGGAAAATCCGGCTCATCCCGGCCCCCGTCCGGCCCTGCTGGAACAGCGGCCTCGAGTCACAATTCCCGATGGGATGGGGCCCTGGAGAacacctgtgccaccctccccTGCAATTCCTGACGGGATTTACTCTCTGGAGAacacctgtgccaccctccccTGGAAATCCCGACAGGATTCACCCTCTGGAGAacacctgtgccaccctccccTGCAATTCCTGACAGGATTCACCCTCTGGAGAacacctgtgccaccctccccTGCAATTCCCGACAGGATTCACCCTCTGGAGAacacctgtgccaccctccccTGGAAATCCCGACAGGATTTACCCTCTGGAGAacacctgtgccaccctccccTGCAATTCCCGACAGGATTCACCCTCTGGAGAacacctgtgccaccctccccTGCAATTCCTGACAGGATTCACCCTCTGGAGAacacctgtgccaccctccccTGCAATTCCCGACAGGATTCACCCTCTGGAGAacacctgtgccaccctccccTGGAAATCCCGACAGGATTTACCCTCTGGAGAacacctgtgccaccctccccTGCAATTCCCGACAGGATTCACCCTCTGGAGAacacctgtgccaccctccccTGCAATTCCTGACAGGATTCACCCTCTGGAGAacacctgtgccaccctccccTGCAATTCCTGACAGGATTCACCCTCTGGAGAacacctgtgccaccctccccTGGAAATCCCGACAGGATTTACCCTCTGGAGAacacctgtgccaccctccccTGCAATTCCCAACGGGATTCACCTTCTGGAGAacacctgtgccaccctccccTGGAAATCCCGACGGCATTCACCCTCTGGAGAacacctgtgccaccctccccTGCAATTCCCGACAGGATTTACCCTCTGGAGAacacctgtgccaccctccccTGCAATTCCCGACAGGATTCACCCTCTGGAGAacacctgtgccaccctccccTGCAATTCCCGACAGGATTCATCCTCTGGAGAacacctgtgccaccctccccTGGAAATCCCGACGGGATTCACCCTCTGGAGAACACCTGCCCCGTTCCTTTGGCAGCTCCCACTGGGATTCACCCTCTGGGAAACGCTTTCCATGGCACCCCCACCCCCGGCTGTGCTCACCCGGCTGCTCCCGCTCCTTGGGATCCGCCTGCAATTCCGCCCTTCCCGCCTGCTCCAGGATTTTTCCCGCGGAgcctcctcccagcagctcctggatccCGGTGCGGCCCTTCCGGAGCCCCTGCCTGGGGATGCCCGGCACAGGtgggggtggcaccgggacccccccgtccccgtccccgtcccggTGTCCCCTCACCCTCCCGGCGCCCTCTGCGCGTTCCCGGCTCCGTCGGCGCCGCTCCCGAGCCCCAGGGACTCCACCAGGTCATCGACGTCGTCCCCAAAGGTGACGTGGGGACGtcgcggggccggggctggggggggaaGGTCACCGGTGGCATCTGGGACGtgccccggtgtccccagccagctctgggaaTCCCCCCGGgtcccccccgtgcccccctcACCGCTGCCGCTGCTCCGTCCCGGATCGTTCCCGGAGCtgctccccggccccgccggctccTCCTCCGGGAACGGCTTCTCCAGGGGGTCCCCGGGGCCTGGGAATTCCCCGGAGGGACGGGAGAAGGGAGGGACAATCAGAGATCCCAGTGGGACCGAGGGGGTTTCATGGAGAGGctctgggaacagggaatggggtCTGATCCCGTGGGAATGGGGTCTgaggggaacagggaatgggctCTGATCCCACGGGAATGGGGTCTgaggggaacagggaatgggctCTGATCCCACGGGAATGGGGTCTgaggggaacagggaatggggtCTGATCCCGTGGGAATGGGGTCTgaggggaacagggaatgggctCTGATCCCACGGGAATGGGGTCTgaggggaacagggaatggggtCTGATCTCGTGGGAATGGGGTCTgaggggaacagggaatggggtCAGATCCTGTGGGAATGGGGTCTgaagggaacagggaatggggtCGGGTCCCATGGGAATGGGGTCTgaagggaacagggaatggggtCGGGTCCCATGGGAATGGGCTCTgaggggaacagggaatggggtCTGATCCCGTGGGAATGGGTCTgaggggaacagggaatggggtctggtcccatgggaatggggtctgaggggaacagggaatggggtCTGATCCCGTGGGAATCGGGTCTgaggggaacagggaatggggtCTGATCCCACGGGAATGGGGTCTgaggggaacagggaatggggtCTGATCCCATGGGAATCGGGTCTgaggggaacagggaatggggtCTGATCCCACGGGAATGGCTGTGAAaggaacagggaatggggtCTGGTCCCACGGGAATGGCTCTgaggggaacagggaatggggtCTGATCCCATGGGAATGTCCCCAcggaaaagcaaagcagaattcCCGGTACCTTTTTTGGGATCCAGCACCTTCCCAGCGCCTTTCCCCGGCCTGGACCCGGCTCTGGCCATTCCCAGGAGTTCTGCATCCAGCTCATCCAGCTCATCCAGCTCATCCAgctcctggggagggggcagctcctgccctcacCTGCACCTCATGTGGGATTCCCAAAAACCTTGGGAATTCTGCCCCGGCTCACCTCTGCCGCTTCCGCATCCTCCTCGGGGAACTTCCCGCTCTCCGTGGGGAATTTGCCTCTGGAACGCTGAGCCGGGGTCCCCCTGAGGCACAGCCCCGGTCGGGGGCgtggggaggggtcccggggatggcagcaggtgggaagggccgggggcacagggaggggctCAGCTGGGGCTCACCTGCGGGAAGGGCTCCCGGGAGCCCCGGGGAGCTGGAGCCGGGGGCTCCtctggaagggagggagggaccgGGATGGACTCGGCTCCAGGAGGGAATGGGGGGATCCCTCCCGGTGATCCCAGGGCAGGGGATTCCCAGGGGATTCCCAAGGGATCCCCTCCAGGTgatcccaggagcagggcattCCCAGGGGATCCCCTCCAGGTgatcccaggagcagggcattCCCAGGGGATCCCCTCCAGGTGATCCCAGGGCAGGGGCATTCCCAGGGGATTCCTTCCAGGTGATCCCAGGGCAGGGGATTCCCTCCAGGtgatcccagggctggggtaTTCCCAGGGGATTCCCAAGGGATCCCCTCCAGGTGATCCCAGGGCAGGGCATTCCCAGGGGATTCCCTCCAGGTGATCCCAGGGCATTCCCAGGGCATTCCTAGGGGATTCCCAGGCCATTCCCAGGTGATCCCAGGGCATTCCTAGGGGATTCCCTCCAGGTGACCCCAGGGCATTCCCAGGCCATTCCCAGGCCATTCCCAGGCGATTCCCTTCAGGTGACCCTAGGGCATTCCCAGGTCATTCCCAGGGGAGCCAAGCGCTCCCACTTTACCATCGAATCCCAGGAGGTCCCCGAGCACGGCGCTGATGGGATCTGGAACAGGACACGGCCCAGGCGATCCCGGGCGATCCCGGTGGGTTCCGCGCCCCCGGCAGGGGGGAAACGCTCCCGCTCTCAGCCTGGAGCATTCCCTGCCCCTGGGTCCCCCctccccgctccatcccggccTTCCCAGGGATCCAACCCCGCTGGAGATGGGATGAGGGCAGGTGAGGGCACTCACCTGAGAGCCGCCTCCGGGCCTTGGCAGCCTGCGGGCAAACACAAATCCCCTCGGGAGCAATCGAAGCCCCGGGACACCCCCCACACGAAAGCCGCGTTTCCGTGGAGCGCCCGCCTGGATCCCGCCTGGATCCCGGCCCCTCACACTCACCATGGCGCGTCCAAGATTCCCAGGTGATTCCAAGCTCCACCTGCCCGGTGCCGGCTCCGGGAGCCCCGGGCTCAGCCCCGCACCGACCGCGCACCtgaggggggagaggaaggcGCTGCTTGGGGTCCCGGGACTCCCCcggctcgggggtcccggggttCCCCCCACGTTTCTCACCCAGCGCCGCACTCGGCATGGGCGCCGCCATATTGCGCGCCAACCTAAAGGAAGGCCCCCGCTGCCATAGCAACGAGGCTGCCCCGCTGCGCGCCTGGTTGGAGGGCCACCGTTACCATAGCGACAGGGCTGCCCGCGCGCCTCCCTCAGGGAAGGCCCCTGCTGCCATGGCGACGCGGCTGCCCCGCTCAGCGCCTGGTCTGAGCCGTCCCCGCGATCTTCTGTCGCGATACTCCCCCTTATCGCCGGCGGTTTCCACATGTCGTGGGCTTTATCCATGTAAAGAGCTCTGGGTTGCCATCCGGGATCCTGCAGGATCCAGGCTCAGTTACCCTCGTACGATCGTCGGACGTAACATCCCGATGTATCGCCATACAGTCCTGACATCCCGACATCCCATCCCGGTATATCGCCATACAGTCCGATATCCCGATATCCCATCCCACTATATCGCCACAGAATCCTGATATCCTGATATCCCATCCCTCTATATCACCATACAGTCCCAATATCCTGATATCCCGATATCGCGATATCCCATCCTGCTATATTGCCATATAGTCCCAATACCCCAATATCCCATCCCACTGTATCGCCACAGAATCCCGATATCCCGCTATATCGCCACACAGGCCCGATATCCTGCCACCCCGATATCCCATCCCGCTATATCGCCACACAGTCCCAATATCCCGCCATCCTGGTATCCCAATATCCTGATATCGTGATATCCCGCCATCCCGATATCCCGCCATCCTGATATCCCGATATCTTGCCACACAGTCCCGATATCCCGCCACCCCGATATCCTGATATCACGATATCCTGCCATCCCACCACACAGCCCCACCATCCCGATAGCCCGCCATCCCGATATCGCGATATCCCACTATATCGCCACACAGTCCCGATATCCCGCCATCCTGGTATCCCAATATCCTGATATCGCGATATCCCGCTATCGCGACATCCCGTCATCCCTCCCCACTCCCGGCCTCCCCCGGCACGAGCAGCTCCCGTTGtgtccctgccccgctcccgccgggcTCCCGCTGCCTCCCGCCCCGCTGCCGGTGGGGTCCTGGTGGGGTCCCGGCCGCCTCCCCGCTCCCTCTCCGGCTCCCGGTTCCCTCCCGGTTCCCTCCCGGTTCCCTCCCGGGCTCCCGGAACGCTCAGGGCAGGAGCACGCCCGGCTCGCGGCTTCCCCAGCGCCGCTCCCGGGGTCCCGCAGCCCCAACGAACGCCCGGAGACCCCAAAAACGCCTTT is part of the Corvus moneduloides isolate bCorMon1 chromosome 32, bCorMon1.pri, whole genome shotgun sequence genome and encodes:
- the LOC116436997 gene encoding fas-binding factor 1 homolog isoform X6, with amino-acid sequence MDKAHDMWKPPAIRGSIATEDRGDGSDQALSGAAASPWQQGPSLREARGQPCRYGNGGPPTRRAAGQPRCYGSGGLPLGWRAIWRRPCRVRRWVRGRCGAEPGAPGAGTGQVELGITWESWTRHGECEGPGSRRDPGGRSTETRLSCGGCPGASIAPEGICVCPQAAKARRRLSDPISAVLGDLLGFDEEPPAPAPRGSREPFPQRSRGKFPTESGKFPEEDAEAAEELPPPQELDELDELDELDAELLGMARAGSRPGKGAGKVLDPKKGPGDPLEKPFPEEEPAGPGSSSGNDPGRSSGSAPAPRRPHVTFGDDVDDLVESLGLGSGADGAGNAQRAPGGQGLRKGRTGIQELLGGGSAGKILEQAGRAELQADPKEREQPAGPDGGRDEPDFPFGSYEPSVASGAGRRRGPSFPVGSSSRRSSGAAWLGLKDEDFPGLGSKDEDFLGLGRKNEDFPGLGLKDKDFPGLRQKDKDFPGLGQKNEDFPGLGSKDEDFPGLRQKDKDFPGLGQKNEDFPGLGSKDEDFPGLGRKDKDFPGLGSKDEDFPGLGQKNKDFPGLGRKDKDFPGLGSKDEDFPGLGRKDKDFPGLGSKDEDFPGLGSKQEDCSGSGADPAGERDGSWLSAALARRRSQAKAPEQNPLPPRIPEPPGPGRLELPVGTRPRGQEREVPGPAAPAQEHPETPPAQPRQENPRALPSWLCPEDPGPLRSHPRQEDPGSLRSHPRQEDPGALPSHPRQEDPGALRSHPRQEDPGSLRSHPRQEDPGALRSHPRQEDLGALPSHPRQEDPGSLRSQPRQEDPGALRSQPRQDSQGLQSHPCQEHPGCGIALRSLQARVEELENQVRALELERAQQGLLLEGLQRQQQHLDLLESSHRSQGKVEEQQERSRQEKEQPMAQIPSWSQDTAQDRPRSQDHPRSQEQDEELAVLRDRLCQQQRDAEREQSRLQEAVADLETRLGEREQLLEQERRRAVAERSKADSLRDALEEQRRLTAQLLSMERAALDEAKGAWLEEQRAELRDRSEERRRLAAAWAEFHARERLSQERAERDEERALSMDSALRSLAKEQAELKFRSRELRCKEEQLARDREELEEAWRELRLEKEKALRAEQRLREREEQIHALAEVSRASTLECPTGSRAGTPRPSGAARGRALPGCRSPVPVPFPCPGAVPLSRCRSPVPVPFLCPGAVPLSRCRSPVPVPFPCPGAVPLSRCRSLVPVPFPCPGAVPLSRCRSFVPVPFPCPGAVPLSRCHSPVPVPFPCPGAVPLSRCHSPVPVPFPQRSAREHQDGERALREARSVRAEQRDRLQALQEQLEELRQQEQRLHQDRLSLARQREQLQQLRDELAPGGAGTLPATVPANGLGSALAAPVAPGAEGLLARFLPPVGMFLGDSGDPLASAALYGHLLLLKHRAQMDHDFLENERIFLESLKKRP
- the LOC116436997 gene encoding fas-binding factor 1 homolog isoform X4; translated protein: MDKAHDMWKPPAIRGSIATEDRGDGSDQALSGAAASPWQQGPSLREARGQPCRYGNGGPPTRRAAGQPRCYGSGGLPLGWRAIWRRPCRVRRWVRGRCGAEPGAPGAGTGQVELGITWESWTRHGECEGPGSRRDPGGRSTETRLSCGGCPGASIAPEGICVCPQAAKARRRLSDPISAVLGDLLGFDEEPPAPAPRGSREPFPQVSPSVPEANSPRRAGSSPRRMRKRQRSCPLPRSWMSWMSWMSWMQNSWEWPEPGPGRGKALGRCWIPKKGPGDPLEKPFPEEEPAGPGSSSGNDPGRSSGSAPAPRRPHVTFGDDVDDLVESLGLGSGADGAGNAQRAPGGQGLRKGRTGIQELLGGGSAGKILEQAGRAELQADPKEREQPAGPDGGRDEPDFPFGSYEPSVASGAGRRRGPSFPVGSSSRRSSGAAWLGLKDEDFPGLGSKDEDFLGLGRKNEDFPGLGLKDKDFPGLRQKDKDFPGLGQKNEDFPGLGSKDEDFPGLRQKDKDFPGLGQKNEDFPGLGSKDEDFPGLGRKDKDFPGLGSKDEDFPGLGQKNKDFPGLGRKDKDFPGLGSKDEDFPGLGRKDKDFPGLGSKDEDFPGLGSKQEDCSGSGADPAGERDGSWLSAALARRRSQAKAPEQNPLPPRIPEPPGPGRLELPVGTRPRGQEREVPGPAAPAQEHPETPPAQPRQENPRALPSWLCPEDPGPLRSHPRQEDPGSLRSHPRQEDPGALPSHPRQEDPGALRSHPRQEDPGSLRSHPRQEDPGALRSHPRQEDLGALPSHPRQEDPGSLRSQPRQEDPGALRSQPRQDSQGLQSHPCQEHPGCGIALRSLQARVEELENQVRALELERAQQGLLLEGLQRQQQHLDLLESSHRSQGKVEEQQERSRQEKEQPMAQIPSWSQDTAQDRPRSQDHPRSQEQDEELAVLRDRLCQQQRDAEREQSRLQEAVADLETRLGEREQLLEQERRRAVAERSKADSLRDALEEQRRLTAQLLSMERAALDEAKGAWLEEQRAELRDRSEERRRLAAAWAEFHARERLSQERAERDEERALSMDSALRSLAKEQAELKFRSRELRCKEEQLARDREELEEAWRELRLEKEKALRAEQRLREREEQIHALAEVSRASTLECPTGSRAGTPRPSGAARGRALPGCRSPVPVPFPCPGAVPLSRCRSPVPVPFLCPGAVPLSRCRSPVPVPFPCPGAVPLSRCRSLVPVPFPCPGAVPLSRCRSFVPVPFPCPGAVPLSRCHSPVPVPFPCPGAVPLSRCHSPVPVPFPQRSAREHQDGERALREARSVRAEQRDRLQALQEQLEELRQQEQRLHQDRLSLARQREQLQQLRDELAPGGAGTLPATVPANGLGSALAAPVAPGAEGLLARFLPPVGMFLGDSGDPLASAALYGHLLLLKHRAQMDHDFLENERIFLESLKKRP